From one Dryobates pubescens isolate bDryPub1 chromosome 2, bDryPub1.pri, whole genome shotgun sequence genomic stretch:
- the LOC104298929 gene encoding LOW QUALITY PROTEIN: inducible T-cell costimulator (The sequence of the model RefSeq protein was modified relative to this genomic sequence to represent the inferred CDS: deleted 2 bases in 1 codon) has protein sequence MNSSPSSQQTEGWCLCQASMKSVAVTFCVLCFQFEALYGVACCSAKPCKNIDQLHVSDPQVKMEFENGNFKFTFPNPKNVSEFSMTLLKGQEKKEICALHFDQGKFIPKSNVTYCQTERSNSSTTFILKNLERKHIDIYTYCLEMLFPPPYIDCQLKETYFYIQDKEDCISLSLMSWIIIGLITFAMISCVCCVVACCLRNKNQQREPKSHEYNSEYMPMAAVNAAKTPRI, from the exons ATGAATTCTTCCCCATCTTCACAGCAGACAGAAGGTTGGTGC CTGTGTCAGGCAAGCATGAAGTCAGTTGCTGTAACTTTCTGTGTCCTCTGCTTTCAGTTTGAAGCCCTGTATG GAGTTGCCTGCTGCTCAGCGAAACCCTGCAAAAATATAG ATCAGCTTCATGTCTCTGATCCCCAGGTGAAGATGGAATTTGAAAATGGAAACTTCAAGTTCACATTCCCCAACCCGAAAAATGTGAGTGAGTTCAGCATGACCCTCCTCAAaggacaggaaaagaaagagatctGTGCACTCCATTTTGATCAGGGGAAATTCATCCCCAAGAGTAATGTCACCTACTGTCAGACAGAACGTTCAAACAGCAGCACCACTTTCATTCTTAAAAATCTGGAAAGAAAGCATATTGACATTTATACCTACTGCCTGGAGatgctctttccccctccttacATAGACTGCCAGCTGAAAGAAACCTATTTCTATATCCAAG ATAAGGAAGACTGCATTTCCCTGAGTCTCATGTCATGGATAATTATTGGCCTGATCACGTTTGCTATGATTTCCTGTGTCTGCTGTGTTGTGGCCTGTTGCTTAAGGAACAAG AATCAGCAGCGTGAGCCCAAGTCCCATGAGTACAACAGTGAATATatgcccatggcagcagtgaATGCAGCTAAAACCCCAAGAATCTGA